TTGAATCATCCATCgtattttctctataaaaataattatttcacgaTCTTATAGttgtaatacaaaatataatgcatGTACTTATGCATTTTCACTGAGTTTTTAGATTACAAGCATCGaaaaatggaagtttttatttatatttgacaatttatttataaaatatccgaatataaatcaatttcaggacaaattttcatctatatctaaatcttttgtatttaaaattaaaatttaatatttagttttaagcaGCTTATGTATCAATTAATTCGTTCATCtcatttttcagttaaatatatgGATATGGATGTCGACACGAAAAGAGCTGAATATGACTGCCAAAGTGGTTATATAACTCTGGATGAAATCCCATCATGGACAGAATATTCGAGAAGTATAAACAGAAGACAGTTTTCTTCAGGTATATCTAATTTTACGTTTCTTTTAAAGGCTTGTACATTCTTTCtctattttctgcatttttaataaaatatttaaagaaatattagaatacGTGTCTCTGCGAATGTTTTTAGTTTCGTATTTTAAAAGGTAGGTTTTTCATCTAGAGCTAAGATCTTCGGTTCACATACGTAAGTTTCAGAGAGTAAGTAATTAATACTCAGAGTGATtacttttcgaaaattttatttatgtttttatttatatttaaaattaaagaaatttttacatttaataatatgattatatatttttggaaggaAATGGTTTAAAACCTatctcatttttagaaaattaatacttCAATAAAAACTCTTTGATTTTCGTGCAAACAACAGcacatattttgcaaataaatatcccttcttttatttttcatttcagaaaacatAGTggcaacaaattaaaataattttaagcgtGACCTGAATTGAGATAGGTTTAGAATTTCCATAGAACCATAGAATTTCTCTTCTGCAAAAGAAggtactttcaaaattaaaataagcaagttagaatgtttttttaatctaaaataatcgCAATATTCCAATTTTTCTCCGTTTTCTTCAGCATTTTCTGTtcacataatattgaaatatcgTTTGCGATTAGAATATGATATTGCCACATTTTGTTGTTGGCTCATTTCTCAGAATTTTGCACGTATTGCTGGtgtgataaaatgttttatatcatattttggaaAGTTTGTTTCCTGCTTCGACTTATATATAAATGGCTGCTCATTTCTCACTAGATTTACCAATGAGTGCGACTCTAGTGTTTCTCTGTGCTCAGAGCGActtaatcatattaattgaaCCGACCAGTTAAGACGATGGCTTGGAAATATCTACGAACCATGCTTTATGTTACATATTTCCTTAGCTTTAACAACGGGACGCAGACCCGCGGTGTTCTGGTAGTAAGGCCACGGTAGAGGGACTACATGGTTTCCAAGTTCGAAATGTGATTCCATCGAAAACCGTCCTGTAAGCATGTCTGCTGCCCATTAAATCCTTCGGAACTAAGTCTCATTCTGTAGTTACCGAAGTTTGGAGACGGGGGTGCCAACCCAGGTGTCGCCTTCggcatctgaccgtggttcaataTTATGAGGTCCATtacaaaatagccttagtgttgctttaaaacggcactctaatataactaagctaaagaAAGACAAACTACTTCAGGTAGAGAGTGGAATCGTCCAAATCTTCATTAATTGGTTTTAATCGCCGAAATTAAAACAAAACGggataaaaataatagttttatgtgTGTTATGTTTTAGTTGTTTAAATGTATCCATTATTTGCGCTCTCAGAGAccgtaaataaataatttttattcccaaaattctttctaaaattttaccgTTATGAATTccgatcaataaaaaaataataaatatttatttatttatctattttgttagatgtaattttgattgttaatttTCTAATTGTATTACGtacaaaaagaataatagtaTTTGTTTGTAATtacttatttgaatattaaataaaatatttttaaattatttttaaaaattaagataattactGTTTTACTAACCGCTTATGGTGAAtgaccaatttattaaaaaggacgaacagctgttaaaaattttcagataaattcttaattgcttctacaggaaaatatttttaaatttcaaattttcatagtcacATAATTCATATCATTTTAGAAACATCGTTCGTTATGCTATGCGTCTGCCCTATATTCTGTCTATATCTTCATTCACccaattatatcacaaaaaataatataacgtttgtaataatatcaaaattaataattgggcgcaaattaaaaatttacaccattgaatgattttgaaattaaatcgtaattttaactgcaataaaatttcacaaattttattaaaatcatgcttATATTGAAACTTTCACAACATGGAAAAGTAAGCAAATCTTCGCATTTTGATCATTCACAAAGGAAAACGCCAggttgaaatattatttgcaacaatgaaaacgagtagaatttcattttaataagaatatttgttgctaaaatgttataaacaaaattttaaaattgccaaaattcagaaaaaatttcataacaataaaacagacatcattgaaaagaaattttttcagtttaaagatgccatgaaaatattttttgtgtaataatatttttggaaattgtaaCGTCAAAATTTCACtcgattttaaaagttaaaaaaatcactctgagGTGCAAATGATCATTCAACAAATTAGATCTTATTCAAATTTGCTATCTCTTGCTGTAACGATCTGTTCAGTAGAATGCTGacgcacacacattcatctttattattatcgCGCATTAGTAGATAAAAGGATTTATCAAAAATGCTTACTGTTTAAgaattcattgttatttattcaaattgatataaaataaaaataaatattttctgacattttcAGCTCATAAATTGTAGATTTCACTTTTGTATTCgaagaaaacagatttttatgaatttcaatcttttttttatgatttcatctGCTTCTAATAAATCGAATTCCATACAATCATATATCTTACAAATTGgagatttctaattattattactaaaactgTATTAGTTcgccaattttatttctaatttcaactTCTTCTTTCGTTTATAGCATACAGAATAGATGAAAGACTGAATGGTAAAGTTTCCATCTTTTCTGGTGACATCACAACTTTAGAGATCGATGTAATAGTGAATTCTGCAAGCTCGAGTCTTGTTCATGCGTCTTataatcaaagtaaataaaattattttaaatttgttaaaatctataaaaatttatttatttcatatactgGATAGCTATATCATCATAGttgaatatatattgatttaattttctttaaaaccaaaggataaaaaagatttaaataaacacGTCTTTTTTAATGCACTAATAAAAGAacacgttatttttttttatcaaagaattgaAAGTTCGAAGGAAAAATGGtaaaactttgatataaaaactcatataaataattttcataaaattttagataattttttaaaagttgatataaacaatataattaaataagaattgttataaaattgCGACCTTTGGCAACCAGATTGCTCGCTAGAATTTTGGCTTCCCTTTCTATTCAGaactattaagaataaaataatttatttaaaatttgacctTGATATTtgataacaatgaaaaataagaatttaatagaaTCTGACTACTATAAATTTCATCACGAACAAATTAAAATgagtatatattatgaaatgatagtaaaaattaaaacattacttttaagaattattttcattagaaagcaattttttatatttattttaaatttttgaaagcacGCTATTGACtaaatttgggaaaaaatgaaattctttgaattccatcctaataataaaatatcgtgtggtatcaaatttaatttttagaacttatTATAATTCgaggagaaaaattatattattaaaaagatatatttctgaatttcaaggtaatataaaagtaaatttttgtgtgataatataaGATACCAAATAATaatgtattgtttcatttttagtttacaaattttaattaacctttggattttaaaatttaattcttaatttttataagactaatttataaaaaattaacattgttCTTCACTTGAACAACTCGTGTGTCAAAATTGTATAAAGTCGTATaaacaagcatttttttctttaatgcgtataaattttacttttaaaaaatgctggggaatttatttcttacattttttgaGATTTAGTCTTCTTATCATAGTGTAATCAACTCCTCttgcttttacaaatttttctttgacTTCCAAATTTTTAggcaataaaaaattctatttatgcttttagattttaaaaattgtttgggtCCAAGAAACATCATTTAATTATTGTCGCACTCTaacttctttatatttataatccaAAACGGAATTTCTATTCCCTGGCTGGCAGAGTTTCAGCttctgattcattatattcaaaaataaatcattcgaactctatttatactttaaaaaggaagaaatatcactgacaaagaatattttattttgtactataAACCAAAATAAAGTCTTGTACTTCAACAATTCCTTAAAAATACTCTTACTTCAATTTTTAAGGTTTTTGAATTTGTCAGTAAACAAATCGCAAAtattatttggtttaaattaaaatgtattatctcaaattaaaattgaacacAAAACACAAAAGGAACAACacaaaaggaattgaaaaatcaatttaaaatttcgatatcTACAAACATGGAAAGCATTAATAAAAGAGTAgagttaattatgaaaaaaataagaagagtTCAAAATTACCTTAACAATATGCGTACATAACAGCAactaaagtgatataaaaattttgtagtaggtaatttttttaagaaaagaatttcttgcaaatatttaaaccaagagataatttatttaattaattaaaattaagagtcCCGTTGccttgaatagtttttttttaaattcaaatttgcaaTGATAGACTGAAAGTAATGTTTCAGATCCTGGAAGCAGACTTCTGAGTCTTAAATCCGAttaggttgttgttgttgtttataatggcacttgtcacGCACAAGCTCGCTGaggaagtcagcgattttaagccaagggagcgtctcttgtttttagtagcgccaactagggccaagagtacggctTAGCTACTgacacatctcattcgcttgcacaacccctttttacaggggggcacattcacacatctcgcagatagaacGGAGGAGGAAgaaccatgcccgtaccgggactcgaacccaggacgcccagaatacggggaagacgcgctacccctatgccaggacgccggcatccgATTAGGTAAATGAGTGCTACGAACTAAGGTATATGAGTGCTAAATGAGTAAAATTCCGATAGGTAAATGAGTGCTACGAACCAAATAGGAAGTTCTAATTTCAATCCAATATCATCCTTCAGATATAAACACTAGACTTCATTTACTCAGAAGGGTATTTATATGGTAACGGGATACAATAACACGGGTTTAAAAATAATGtccatgtttaataaaataataattaggtcgaaaatataaattatattaaatccaaCACATAACCAATCACACAGACATGATGCATGATAAGAAACGAGGAAGCGTACACTAATGGAAGGGCAGTACCTAACCTTGAAAGGGGCTTATCTCcggtaatgaaaatttataattgaggCCTTACCACCAGTATATTGCCATGATGCCTATTGAGGAGCTTGAACTGAATGTGAAATGATAGAGCATACAAGTTGAACTCCGTCTTTAAGTtgaatggtgtttttttttttcgccattgGCGAATAGATGACGTCACAAAAGGGCAACCTAAATATGCATGCAAATACATGTTTAAccacaaatacattttttacagttAATCAAACACAGCTGGAGCTGATGCCACAGAACGATACATCGTGGATTGTAGTGTACTCTGAGACTTttcttagaaatttgaaaaatgatgtgTCGTTCGACTAAGTTTTTGTtccctttaataaaaaaaaccataaaccgaaataattttaatgacgcttgtaaatgaagtttaataaaataacctaagaaaataattataataaattttgtaaaacataaaaactttagcacaaatttattattaagataattcCTCAAAAGTTCCATTAAATTTTGAGACTAGATATTTACctgatttttttatacaagaGGACTTCACACTTCAACAGTATTTTATACAAGAATTTTTCTTGAAAGTATTGATATAATACTGCTCGAATATTTTAAAGAGTCGCATTAGTCATTGCTTCTAATATGTCTTATCATTGCCTATATTATGTATTATACTTATTAGTCCTGACATGtattatgattaaaatgataAACTAAAGTTCCCAAACAGCCAATTGTTCATATCgtaaataacaaatgaatttattccataaatttattcacaaaagtgttgtataaaattttgtactcaCAATTTTTTCGGGGGTTCATTTATtagatgaaacaaaataaaatattcttatttatatcatGTAAATCCTTTTAAgggtaaaattaaaaactgaatattgtGATTAatcacagaaatttttattgaatgattatctgaaatattgcataaattataaaatctattctgtagtgcacataacaTTTCAATGCTGAACGTTTTTGCTTTCTGTGTTGTTTCCTTCATTAAAAAAACCTGCTTGATGTCCGTACAAAAAGTTCTAGTATTAATTGAAGTTCAATCACCTCAAACTTTTCGGAAgctgaaagaaaattatagagaACACATAATAAAATGAGCAAAATCGTGTAAAGCTTCTATAATACTATGATTTATATGGGTATAGAaacttgaagcttaaaaatagttTACTGAACAAACTATTAAAGTACTAGGctatgtaaaatgtttaattgaaaattttagcgagcattagtCCTACCGAGCCAGCCAGTTGCCTAAGGCaaatagtaatataatattactCAAATATGTTATAGTGAAGATAAGCGAAttgatgtgaaatatatttttagatcaaatattataaagcaaCAAATCCCGTAAttgtttacaacttttttttaagaagtgGTCTTTGGCGAACCATTTGGTTCGACAggaatattagttataattaatttcaattaaattgcttAGACGTAGCTTCATGTAAATGATTCCCTCAAACTGTCAGATgttaaagtcgtgttattttatatggaatattAATGTTCGAGGTGCTTTATTCAAGCTTTGTTCAATGCAATTCGCTTTGTTCAAGGTGCTTTGTTCAAGCTTTGTTCAATGCAATTCGCTTTGTTCAAGGTGCTTTGTTCACTCTTTGTTCAATGCAATTCGCTTTGTTCAAAGTGCTTTGTTCAATGCAATTCGCTTTGTTCAAGGTGCTTTGTTCAATGCAATTCGCTTTGTTCAAGGTGTATATGGATCTTTCTAATGAAGATAGTTCCATAACATCAAAGaacaaatgaaaatgtaaatatccggTTCATCTATTTCCTAAACtttgagaaattataatttcatttttatttattctttttctaaaccATATaaatgttaccgttaaagtatgaaatccgttattttatagaatacctagttattccatgaaataactgatcgtgtccgttaaagtgtaaaactctcttgtatttcatggtttaactagttatttcatagaataacgatctgcagcccgttaaagtgtaaaataaacttGAGCAGAAAATCTGCAAATTGTGTTTCAATGAACTTAATGttcaaagagaaagagaaaagcccaaaaaatgtttagaaattcaagcgaaaaagataaaattaatgtcGGATAAATCTCATTCTGAAGCCTCTGTGTGGTTTACTGTCCGTATCCCAGTGCCTGAAGTTGACAGAGTAAAAGGTGATGCTAAATCTATTTTAGCTATCATCGTAAAAATAACCGAAGAAGGATTTTTCCAATTGGGCACAAGAAACGGCcacataaaacaattatattcccgATCCCAGTTTAGTGTctgcgaacaaaaattaattataatcgaAGAATTACCGGATGTAGAAATATCGCTCCGGTCGATtgctacagctcaaagtttaggtactggtcagggacttaaaaaatgttcgtgtaaaacccagtgtgtcaacaaaaaaatgtttttgttttagaaataatgttttttgtaattccaagtgtcattttagtaatccttgttgtaacaaatgattttatggtacgtttccataaataccatttatacgctgcataaattagataaattgcttctttttcattttaattgtctatcattagtttaatttcattttagataaattgtttattttacactttaactgtctctcattagttaatttatagaatacctagttatttcatagaataactagttaaagtgtcaaattaataacatattacacactttaacggacacgatcagttatttcatggaataactaggtattctatgaaataactgcattatatgctttaacggtaacataaatatcaaacaaaatcttCTTCTTTCGGCTTTCCTCAatagaataaatttgataaagacAGTAAAAACGTTTGAAACAATTCAGaataacaatataatctattgttgaaaattaagcaaaataataattttaatttcaaaaattcagggAAAATTTGTACAACtgttaaattagtatcattaaagagacattgttttaaattctgaaaaagatgaaaaattcatttttgtgtaaaattatttacggaaattctttttgaaactcTAAGAATtgggtttaaattttatttaattaaaattttaatgaaaattttcgaaaaaaatatgtgccaagtttggtatCTATAAGTCAAACGATCTGATCTGAAGAGCGCGAACACACAGGTATAGTCAGATTCAGCTTTATTATTAcagattagaataaaaaatatgaataaaacaaaatattacgattctgaaaatttaaaaaaattacaaaatgtacaagcaatttttaaaaaacatcgaaaaataatttttacaataaattcttaataatttttaaataatgatacataATACAACTGAAAAacgaattaattgattttataaataccTACACCTTTGGTCCATAGAAATGTAAGggaaatttcaggaaaaaataggaaaaatgattaaataaagatTGAAACAATTTGTTCTGAATCTGAAagcataactttaattttatagaaaaatcaatTACCAAGAAATCTATCATATGACCTTACctatatttcatagaatatattaataaaatttgaaaaaaatgcctgtttttttaaaattatttttgaatttgaccTTGCTATTTTGTATCATCtttcgcattcattttttatatatataagaattcttCCTAATATTAGTAAATCTTCCTGCTTTTGATTGAACTAATCACGTGCCTTTTAAAAATTACCTGCATAGGCATGCATATCTTTAAAAGATTGTTCAACTGGTGacacaatattattataatagtgAACATTTATTAAGACTTAATCTcgattgttattattttttaaattacttgttattttcattttattttatagatttatttcttttatgtgtttaaaataacaaaaaaaaatgctaaaaaaatattccttgctTTTATTTCTATAGTTAATGGTGCCATCTCTAGAGCCGCTGGACCTTCATTCCTAGCTGAATGTCTTTCTTTAGGAGTTTTTCAGACAGGTGAAACAAAGTTCACCGGTGGTTATAAATTACCAGCCAGATGTAAGattaaattcatataactttCTATTATAATAATCTATACTAATTACTATCCGCCTTTGCAAACCAGTTGACTCACCAGATATATTGGGTGAAAATGGTCCTCCGAAATGTAGAAAACCATAACATTGTTTCAGTATCCTTACTACGCCTTGATGAAGTTTAAAATTTGGTCAGAAATTCCATTACGCTATTGCAAATACTATGTGAATCTCCGAAATCCACAAAAtgctgttaatatttaaaaaatgtttaaaccaCAGTATTCATTCATTTGATAAGCGGTTTCATAGATTAATGTCATTCACGTAATATTCCTGACTGTATATACGGAGAGTCCCAAAAATGACCTGGTGGAATTTGAAAACCAATAAATGAAGgcagaatgcaataaaaatgtatcatttgaaGCCTTAAGTTGGgaaaaatcaggaaattttatCTCACCGaactgtaaatttaattaatattgccACCGAGAGGTAGCGctgcaaaacagaaaaataaaaactgatatgaaaatattataaagatcattataaaaaaattaaacaatgatgTTTACAAAGCTACCCCCATTTGCCGTGATGAAATCTGAGGCAAAATTTTCCAGATATCTGTGCAAGCATGCCAATTGGAATTGTCTCGTATGCAGTACAAATGTGTTATTACATTTCCGCAATTTTTTGAGGTGTTTGTCAATAACCAGGTCTTACAAGTACCCCAAAGGAAAAAGTCACATGCGTTTAAATCTGGCCTCTTCCCGTATGCA
Above is a genomic segment from Argiope bruennichi chromosome 1, qqArgBrue1.1, whole genome shotgun sequence containing:
- the LOC129971342 gene encoding ADP-ribose glycohydrolase MACROD2-like isoform X1, translating into MDYLKDRIKYMDMDVDTKRAEYDCQSGYITLDEIPSWTEYSRSINRRQFSSAYRIDERLNGKVSIFSGDITTLEIDVIVNSASSSLVHASYNQINGAISRAAGPSFLAECLSLGVFQTGETKFTGGYKLPARYVIHTQGPNGEHHGLLKKCYMDSLNLAKLKGWKTIVFPCISMGSCRYPRERAARIALKVTREFLEKNPNAMDRVIFCLSEQMDKGIYEFLMQEYFPL